The Candidatus Poribacteria bacterium genome contains the following window.
ATGATTCTCCATGACAACGCCACGGCTGATTTACGGCACGGGAACACACTCGCCGCCCCCGATTTCACAGATAGTGATAGGCTCAGAACCTTCGATTTCGCTGTTGCCAATCCACCTTTCTCGGACAAAGCGTGGACCAACGGACTCACCCCTGAAAATGACGTTTACAACCGTTTTGAATACGGGGTTCCGCCCGCGAAAAATGGCGATTACGCCTTCCTGCTTCACTTCATTATGTCCCTCAAAAGCAGAGGCAAAGGCGCGATTATATTGCCCCATGGCGTGCTATTCCGCGGTAACAGAGAGGCAGACATTCGCAAAGAGATTATCCGACGCCGTTATATCAAGGGCATCATCGGTCTACCCGCGAACCTGTTCTACGGCACTGGAATCCCCGCCTGCATCCTCGTGATTGACAAAGAGAGTGCTTACGTCCGGAGCGGGATCTTCATGATTGATGCCAGCAAAGGCTTCCTCAAGGATGGCAACAAAAACCGACTCCGTGCCCAGGACATTCATAAAATCGTCTCTGTGTTCAATGCACAAGAGGAATTACCGCGTTACTCGCGCATAGTCCCATTCTCTGAAATTGCTGACCCTGCCAACGACTATAACCTCAACATCCCGCGCTACATCGATGCCAGTGAACCCGAAGACCTCCACGATCTCGGTGCACACCTCAACGGCGGTATTCCCGATACCGATATCGATGCTCTGGATAACTACTGGACAGTCTTTCCGACACTCCGCAACGCTCTGTTCAGGTCCAACGGTAGACCGGGATACAGCGATCCGATCGTAGAAACACAACAGATAAAAACGACTATCCTCACGCATCCCGAATTCAACGCTTACCAAGAGCAGGTCAATGCTATCTTTCAGGTGTGGCGTGAGACACATGAACGGCTCCTGATGAATATTGAAATTGACGCGTCTCCGAGAGAAATCGTTCAAACGCTATCGGAAGACCTATTGGATCGGTTCACAGAGCTGCCGCTGCTCGACCCTTATGATGTGTATCAGGAACTGATGGACTATTGGGACGAGGTGATGCAGGACGATGTTTATCTCATCGCTGCGGACGGATGGATCGAAGCCGCAAAACCGCGCGAGGTCATTCAGGATAGACAGATGAAGGAGACACCCGACCTTGTCATCAAAAAGAACAGATACAAGATGGACCTGATTCCACCCGCATTGATCGTTGCGCGTTATTTCGCCGATCAACAAGACGCTATTGAGATGCTGGAGGCAAAGCAAGCCGCTGCTGTGAGTACGTTAGAGGAATACATCGAGGAACACACCGGCAAGGACGGATTGCTTGTTGATGCCCTCAACGACAAGGGGAGTGTCACGAAAAGCAGTGTGAACGAAAGACTTAAGGCACTATCACTCGATTTGATGATGCACGAGGCACAGGTATCGGACACCAATGTTGAACGGGATGCTCTTCAGGCAGAACCACTTAACATAAATATAGATAGGAGGGGGGGGTAGACGACACCGACGCAGAACGCGATGCCCTTCAACACTGCCTATCTTTACGGGAATTGACG
Protein-coding sequences here:
- a CDS encoding SAM-dependent DNA methyltransferase, with protein sequence MAIKKSQLYASLWQSCDELRGGMDASQYKDYILTLLFMKYVSDKADSDPDSLIFVPEGGGFADMVDLKGDKEIGDKINKIIGRLAEENDLKGIIDQADFNDDSKLGRGKEMQDRLSKLVAIFESLDFRANRVEGDDLLGDAYEYLMQHFATESGKSKGQFYPPAEVSRIMAQVIGIGPDTQQDETIYDPACGSGSLLLRAADAAPRGLSIYGQEKDNATYALACMNMILHDNATADLRHGNTLAAPDFTDSDRLRTFDFAVANPPFSDKAWTNGLTPENDVYNRFEYGVPPAKNGDYAFLLHFIMSLKSRGKGAIILPHGVLFRGNREADIRKEIIRRRYIKGIIGLPANLFYGTGIPACILVIDKESAYVRSGIFMIDASKGFLKDGNKNRLRAQDIHKIVSVFNAQEELPRYSRIVPFSEIADPANDYNLNIPRYIDASEPEDLHDLGAHLNGGIPDTDIDALDNYWTVFPTLRNALFRSNGRPGYSDPIVETQQIKTTILTHPEFNAYQEQVNAIFQVWRETHERLLMNIEIDASPREIVQTLSEDLLDRFTELPLLDPYDVYQELMDYWDEVMQDDVYLIAADGWIEAAKPREVIQDRQMKETPDLVIKKNRYKMDLIPPALIVARYFADQQDAIEMLEAKQAAAVSTLEEYIEEHTGKDGLLVDALNDKGSVTKSSVNERLKALSLDLMMHEAQVSDTNVERDALQAEPLNINIDRRGG